One Gemmatimonadales bacterium genomic window, CTCAAGCTGATCCAGTCGATCATCAAGACGCTGCACTCCGAGGGCACGCCCACCCAGGTGGCGCTGGGGATCGCCCTGGGATCGGTGCTCGGCCTCACCCCGCTGATGAACGTCCACAACCTGATCATGTTTTCCCTGATCGTGCTGCTCAACGTCTCCTTCGGCGGCGCGATGCTGGGCTGGGCGTTATTCGTCCCGCTCGGGTTTCTGCTCGATCCCGTGTTCCATGCCATCGGTACTCGCCTGCTGGAGGCACCG contains:
- a CDS encoding TIGR03546 family protein; this encodes MLTLLKLIQSIIKTLHSEGTPTQVALGIALGSVLGLTPLMNVHNLIMFSLIVLLNVSFGGAMLGWALFVPLGFLLDPVFHAIGTRLLEAPSLRSLWTSWYNTPLLPYTNFNNTVVLGSVVGWVVLSVPIFFAARYGVARYRATIGERVRQSKFYKAVTASQVYNWYRLFRPS